One genomic window of Kaistia geumhonensis includes the following:
- a CDS encoding glycoside hydrolase family 127 protein — MTAEPAPASREAPRARFRPPAVPQVDVRGFWGSRVDAVADKTADILYERCVEAGMLDQLDPDRPVPELRIPFMSMSPAAVTSGKPTFTSGTVTTQMFWDSDLGKTIETAAYSLYRKKNPELEAKIDAVIDMFAKLQQPDGYLSSWYQRMQPGLRWTNLRDCHELYCAGHLIEGAVAYYQATGKRKLLDVMARYADHIDTMFGPEPEKKKGYCGHEEIELALVKLARVTGNDRYMKLAKYFIDQRGQQPHYFDEEALARGSDPSKFHFGTYEYNQSHKPVREQDKVVGHAVRAMYLYSGMADVATEFHDDTLRVALDKLWDDLNSKQLYVTGGLGPSDANEGFTADYDLPNETAYAETCAAVALAFWANRMLGMGPNRRYADVMEQAIYNGAISGISLDGSLFFYENPLESRGHHNRWKWHRCPCCPPNLGRMIASIGSYMYGQAEGEIAVHLYGDSTARLDIGGKEVRLTQTTRYPWDGAIGITVDVDAPTRFALSLRIPGWCRKASLKVNGEAVDLQAVTIDGYARLDREWKAGDSVALDLELAVERIHAHPEVRQDAGRVTLKRGPLVYCLEAVDNPISLNRVALPSDAPVDARYEDGLLGGVVTLSAKAKADATADWGGTLYRTEPPKSEEVAIKAVPYFVWDNREPGEMLVWLRGG, encoded by the coding sequence ATGACTGCAGAGCCAGCCCCCGCGTCCCGCGAGGCGCCGCGCGCCCGCTTCCGCCCGCCGGCGGTGCCGCAGGTCGATGTCCGCGGCTTCTGGGGCAGCCGCGTCGACGCGGTCGCCGACAAGACGGCCGACATCCTCTATGAGCGCTGCGTCGAGGCCGGCATGCTTGACCAGCTCGATCCGGACCGGCCGGTGCCGGAACTGCGCATTCCCTTCATGTCGATGTCGCCTGCGGCCGTGACGTCGGGCAAGCCGACCTTCACGTCGGGAACCGTGACGACGCAGATGTTCTGGGATTCCGATCTCGGCAAGACGATCGAGACGGCCGCCTATTCGCTCTATCGCAAGAAAAATCCCGAGCTCGAGGCGAAGATCGATGCGGTCATCGACATGTTCGCCAAGCTGCAGCAGCCCGACGGCTATCTGTCGAGCTGGTATCAGCGCATGCAGCCCGGCCTGCGCTGGACCAATCTGCGCGACTGCCACGAGCTCTACTGCGCCGGCCACCTGATCGAGGGCGCGGTCGCCTACTACCAGGCCACCGGCAAGCGCAAGCTGCTCGACGTGATGGCGCGCTATGCCGACCACATCGACACGATGTTCGGCCCCGAGCCCGAGAAGAAGAAGGGCTATTGCGGCCATGAGGAGATCGAGCTGGCGCTGGTGAAGCTGGCCCGTGTCACCGGCAACGACCGCTACATGAAGCTCGCCAAGTACTTCATCGACCAGCGCGGCCAGCAGCCCCACTATTTCGACGAAGAGGCGCTGGCGCGCGGCTCGGACCCGTCGAAGTTCCACTTCGGAACCTATGAATACAACCAGTCGCACAAGCCGGTGCGCGAACAGGACAAGGTCGTCGGCCACGCCGTGCGCGCCATGTATCTCTATTCCGGCATGGCCGATGTCGCGACCGAGTTCCACGACGACACGCTGCGCGTGGCGCTCGACAAGCTCTGGGACGACCTCAACTCCAAGCAGCTCTACGTCACCGGCGGCCTCGGCCCGTCGGACGCCAACGAGGGCTTCACCGCCGACTACGACCTGCCCAACGAGACCGCCTATGCCGAGACCTGCGCGGCGGTCGCGCTCGCCTTCTGGGCAAACCGCATGCTCGGCATGGGGCCGAACCGGCGCTACGCCGACGTCATGGAACAGGCGATCTACAACGGCGCCATCTCGGGCATCTCGCTGGACGGTTCCCTGTTCTTCTACGAGAACCCGCTGGAGAGCCGCGGCCACCACAATCGCTGGAAGTGGCATCGCTGCCCGTGCTGCCCGCCCAATCTCGGCCGCATGATCGCGTCGATCGGCAGCTACATGTATGGCCAGGCCGAGGGCGAGATCGCCGTCCATCTCTATGGCGACTCGACCGCGCGGCTCGATATCGGCGGCAAGGAGGTGCGGCTCACCCAGACGACGCGCTATCCCTGGGATGGAGCCATCGGCATCACGGTCGACGTCGATGCGCCGACGCGCTTTGCGCTCAGCCTGCGCATCCCCGGCTGGTGCCGCAAGGCGTCGCTGAAGGTCAACGGCGAGGCCGTCGATCTCCAGGCCGTGACGATAGACGGCTATGCAAGGCTCGACCGCGAGTGGAAGGCCGGCGACAGCGTGGCCCTCGATCTCGAGCTCGCCGTCGAGCGCATCCACGCCCATCCGGAGGTCCGCCAGGACGCCGGGCGCGTGACGTTGAAGCGCGGCCCGCTGGTCTATTGCCTCGAGGCCGTCGACAACCCGATCTCGCTGAACCGCGTCGCGCTTCCGAGCGATGCGCCGGTCGATGCCCGCTACGAGGACGGTCTTCTGGGTGGCGTCGTCACGCTGTCGGCCAAGGCCAAGGCGGACGCGACGGCCGACTGGGGCGGCACCCTCTACCGCACCGAGCCGCCGAAGAGCGAAGAGGTCGCGATCAAGGCCGTGCCCTATTTCGTCTGGGACAACCGCGAGCCCGGCGAAATGTTGGTCTGGCTGCGCGGCGGCTGA
- a CDS encoding carbohydrate ABC transporter permease — translation MAAATIAADRGSLGRFLARHSIGLFLSAIFIAPIFWTLLSSLKPPPEARQPPLPPWPTTGFSIENYVALDSFGAGLWHSAQNSIFVSVSSVLLTAVISLLAGYGFSRFTFPFKNLFFIMILSTIMIPFQSILTPIFLLLATFKLQNTLTGLVLVYVTLQMPFSIFMMRNAFDAVPKEIEEAARIDGARSVALLTRIMLPLVWPGLVTVALFAFLNTWNEFIAALVLMTDQEKFTLPIMMTAVQSGRFGAINWGAVQAGVTVMMIPCLILFLLLQRFYIRGLTAGAVK, via the coding sequence ATGGCCGCCGCCACCATCGCCGCCGATCGCGGCTCGCTCGGCCGGTTCCTCGCGCGCCATTCGATCGGCCTGTTCCTGTCGGCGATCTTCATCGCGCCGATCTTCTGGACGCTGCTGTCCTCGCTGAAGCCGCCGCCGGAGGCGCGGCAGCCGCCGCTGCCGCCATGGCCGACGACCGGCTTCTCGATCGAGAACTATGTCGCGCTCGACAGCTTCGGCGCCGGGCTCTGGCATTCGGCGCAGAACAGCATCTTCGTCTCGGTCTCGAGCGTGCTGCTGACGGCGGTGATCAGCCTCTTGGCCGGCTATGGCTTCTCGCGCTTCACCTTCCCGTTCAAGAACCTCTTCTTCATCATGATCCTCTCGACGATCATGATCCCGTTCCAGTCGATCCTGACGCCGATCTTCCTGCTGCTTGCGACCTTCAAGCTGCAGAACACGCTGACCGGGCTCGTGCTCGTCTATGTGACGCTGCAGATGCCGTTCTCGATCTTCATGATGCGCAATGCCTTCGACGCGGTGCCCAAGGAGATCGAGGAGGCTGCGCGCATCGACGGCGCGCGCAGCGTGGCGCTGCTCACCCGCATCATGCTGCCGCTGGTCTGGCCCGGCCTCGTCACGGTCGCGCTCTTCGCCTTCCTCAACACCTGGAACGAATTCATCGCCGCGCTGGTGCTGATGACCGACCAGGAGAAATTTACGCTGCCGATCATGATGACGGCGGTGCAGTCGGGCCGCTTCGGCGCCATCAACTGGGGCGCGGTGCAGGCCGGCGTCACGGTCATGATGATCCCCTGCCTGATCCTCTTCCTGCTGTTGCAGCGCTTCTACATCCGCGGCCTCACCGCCGGCGCGGTGAAATAG
- a CDS encoding carbohydrate ABC transporter permease, which translates to MSSIPSSAASGPARAARKTRTDRSQWVGLLYIAPAIALVTVFFVIPLGMTAWMSLHNWPLMGGHSFIGLDNYVAIAKDTRFWNALKFTLYYTVIITIAIFAVAFPLALFVERPGKMTGFYRTSFFLPVVVGFASASLLWSWLLNVDSGLFSPAAYQLGLTPKKVNLIATFDTAFWSVIVMVVWKVAGFTMVILMTGLQSIPGDLTEAAKIDGANAWQRFTQITLPLMRRTLALALILSVAGSILAFDQFYIMLRGGPRNSTITAVYWIFNQSFVSFKLGYGAALSMVLLVILVVLSLIQLRLLRNPEGT; encoded by the coding sequence ATGTCTTCCATCCCATCGAGCGCGGCAAGCGGTCCGGCACGAGCGGCGCGAAAGACGCGGACCGACCGCAGCCAGTGGGTCGGCCTGCTCTATATCGCACCCGCGATTGCGCTGGTGACGGTGTTCTTCGTCATCCCGCTCGGCATGACCGCCTGGATGTCGCTGCACAACTGGCCGCTGATGGGCGGGCACAGCTTCATCGGTCTCGACAACTATGTAGCGATCGCCAAGGACACGCGCTTCTGGAACGCGCTCAAGTTCACGCTCTACTACACGGTGATCATCACCATCGCGATCTTCGCCGTCGCCTTTCCCCTGGCGCTGTTCGTCGAGCGGCCGGGCAAGATGACGGGCTTCTACCGGACGTCGTTCTTCCTGCCGGTGGTGGTCGGCTTTGCGTCGGCGAGCCTCTTGTGGTCATGGCTGCTCAATGTCGATTCCGGCCTCTTCAGCCCCGCCGCCTACCAGCTTGGCCTGACGCCGAAGAAGGTCAACCTGATCGCCACATTCGACACCGCCTTCTGGTCGGTCATCGTCATGGTGGTCTGGAAGGTGGCCGGCTTCACCATGGTCATCCTGATGACCGGCCTGCAGTCGATCCCAGGCGACCTGACCGAGGCGGCCAAGATCGACGGCGCCAATGCCTGGCAGCGCTTCACCCAGATCACGCTGCCGCTGATGCGGCGGACGCTAGCACTGGCGCTGATCCTCTCCGTCGCCGGCTCGATCCTCGCCTTCGACCAGTTTTACATCATGCTGCGTGGCGGCCCGCGCAACTCGACGATCACGGCGGTCTACTGGATCTTCAACCAGTCCTTCGTGTCGTTCAAGCTCGGCTACGGCGCGGCGCTGTCCATGGTGCTGCTCGTGATCCTCGTCGTTCTCAGCCTCATCCAGCTCCGCCTCTTGCGCAATCCGGAGGGCACCTGA
- a CDS encoding ABC transporter substrate-binding protein has product MSMTALASAAETANIWVRADGSNFMPQIVEAFNKSHENQIKLDIIPNAELVQKYATSVAGGTAPDGLSLDLIYTPAFAAAGQLEDITDWAKGLPYFKDLSPAHVKTGTYKDRIYGLPFSADSSVLIWNKDLFKKAGLDPDKGPTNWAEIEADAEKVNGLGGDIKGFYFSGACGGCNIFTFTPLVWASGGEILSEDGSKATLTDPKLREAIDFYRGMIAKGLVPEGAQTDNGSNFFAAFAAGNIGIAPSGAFAIGALNTQYKDLDYGVTFLPGKDGGWSSFAGGDNFVFTKGTQKAKVLQEFLDFAYSLEGQTLLASRGSLPVRNDIAKEALKDLDPRYQIAAEAMAKGKTPYSVVFNDIINSANGPWAQMISEVFYGDDVDGAIANAQETMQGIIDGAGK; this is encoded by the coding sequence ATGTCCATGACCGCGCTCGCCTCGGCAGCCGAGACGGCCAATATCTGGGTCCGCGCCGACGGCTCGAACTTCATGCCGCAGATCGTCGAGGCATTCAACAAAAGTCACGAAAATCAAATAAAACTCGACATTATTCCGAACGCGGAGCTGGTCCAGAAATACGCGACCTCCGTCGCGGGCGGCACCGCGCCCGACGGCTTGTCGCTCGACCTGATCTACACCCCTGCCTTCGCGGCTGCCGGCCAGCTCGAGGACATCACGGACTGGGCGAAGGGCTTGCCCTATTTCAAGGACCTGTCGCCCGCCCATGTGAAGACCGGCACCTACAAGGACCGCATCTACGGTCTGCCCTTCTCGGCGGACAGCTCGGTCCTGATCTGGAACAAGGACCTCTTCAAGAAGGCCGGTCTCGACCCCGACAAGGGGCCGACCAACTGGGCGGAGATCGAGGCCGACGCCGAAAAGGTCAACGGGCTCGGCGGCGACATCAAGGGCTTCTACTTCTCGGGCGCCTGCGGCGGCTGCAACATCTTTACCTTCACCCCGCTGGTCTGGGCGTCGGGCGGCGAGATCCTGTCCGAGGACGGCTCCAAGGCAACCCTCACCGATCCCAAGCTGCGCGAGGCGATCGACTTCTATCGCGGCATGATCGCGAAGGGTCTGGTGCCGGAGGGCGCCCAGACCGACAACGGCTCGAACTTCTTCGCAGCCTTCGCGGCCGGCAATATCGGCATCGCACCGTCGGGCGCCTTCGCCATCGGCGCGCTTAACACGCAGTACAAGGATCTCGACTACGGCGTCACCTTCCTTCCGGGCAAGGACGGCGGCTGGTCGTCCTTCGCCGGTGGCGACAACTTCGTCTTCACCAAGGGTACGCAGAAGGCCAAGGTCCTGCAGGAGTTCCTCGACTTCGCCTATTCGCTCGAGGGCCAGACCCTGCTCGCCAGCCGGGGTAGCCTCCCGGTGCGCAACGACATCGCCAAGGAAGCCCTGAAGGACCTGGATCCGCGCTACCAGATCGCGGCCGAGGCGATGGCCAAGGGCAAGACGCCCTATTCGGTGGTGTTCAACGACATCATCAACTCGGCCAATGGCCCCTGGGCTCAGATGATCAGCGAAGTCTTCTACGGCGATGACGTCGACGGCGCGATCGCCAACGCCCAGGAGACGATGCAGGGCATTATCGACGGCGCCGGCAAGTAA
- a CDS encoding LacI family DNA-binding transcriptional regulator, which produces MAEGMEREGIAPRKRPVTLRDVAEEAGVSLATASKALNDQGRMTAETRARIQETARRLGFRPNGLAQSLLRQRSFTVGMLTNDTYGRFSLPLMAGISEALVDNGVSVFLCNVEDDPRLGQLHVDAMLEKRVDGIIATGKRLDRRLPIDLSQLGVPVIYAFTEPDADAIAFVSDDEGGARLAVEHLVRLGRRRIVHVTGPARFAVVHQRAAAYRAVLAEAGLAEAPVMMGDWTESWGREAVDILFSQAADGPDAIFCGNDQIARGVIDGLRERGIDVPGSVAVVGFDNWEIVAAEARPPLTTVDMNLAALGREAGLTLLSLVDGKPVEPGIRKLPCRLVVRQSCGRPPGDQ; this is translated from the coding sequence ATGGCCGAGGGGATGGAACGCGAGGGGATCGCGCCGCGCAAGCGGCCGGTCACGCTGCGCGACGTCGCCGAGGAGGCCGGCGTCAGCCTCGCCACCGCCTCGAAGGCCCTGAACGACCAGGGCCGCATGACCGCCGAGACGCGCGCGCGCATCCAGGAGACGGCGCGCCGGCTCGGCTTCCGCCCGAACGGCCTCGCGCAGAGCCTCTTGCGCCAGCGCAGCTTCACGGTCGGCATGCTGACCAACGACACCTATGGCCGCTTCTCGCTGCCGCTGATGGCCGGCATTTCCGAGGCGCTGGTCGACAACGGCGTCTCGGTCTTCCTCTGCAATGTCGAGGACGATCCGCGCCTCGGCCAGTTGCATGTCGACGCGATGCTGGAGAAGCGCGTCGACGGCATCATCGCGACCGGCAAGCGGCTCGACCGCCGCCTTCCGATCGATCTCTCGCAGCTCGGCGTGCCGGTCATCTATGCCTTCACCGAGCCGGATGCCGATGCGATCGCCTTCGTCTCCGACGACGAAGGCGGCGCGCGGCTGGCGGTGGAGCATCTCGTCCGGCTCGGGCGCCGGCGCATCGTCCATGTGACCGGCCCGGCCCGCTTCGCGGTCGTCCACCAGCGCGCCGCGGCCTATCGCGCGGTGCTTGCGGAGGCGGGTCTTGCCGAGGCGCCCGTCATGATGGGCGACTGGACCGAAAGCTGGGGCCGCGAGGCGGTCGACATCCTGTTTTCGCAGGCAGCCGATGGTCCCGACGCCATCTTTTGCGGCAATGACCAGATCGCGCGCGGCGTGATCGACGGCCTGCGCGAGCGCGGCATCGACGTGCCGGGCAGCGTCGCGGTCGTCGGCTTCGACAATTGGGAGATCGTCGCGGCCGAGGCGCGTCCGCCGCTGACGACGGTCGACATGAATCTCGCCGCGCTCGGCCGCGAGGCCGGGCTGACGCTGCTCTCGCTCGTCGACGGCAAGCCCGTCGAGCCGGGCATCAGGAAACTGCCGTGCCGGCTGGTGGTGCGGCAGTCATGCGGTCGTCCGCCGGGCGACCAGTAG
- a CDS encoding beta-galactosidase, protein MLGVCYYPEHWPESWWERDAAEMAALGIRYVRIGEFAWSRVEPEPGRFTFEWLDRAIETLGKAGLKVVLGTPTATPPKWLVDLYPEILPHGEDGRPRGFGSRRHYTFSSAVWLRESARIVTAFAERYGQNPHVAGWQTDNEYGCHDTILSYGPEDLAAFRSWLRRRYQTPDALNEAWGNVFWSMELSSFDDAVLPVAAVTETGPAARLDFWRFSSEQVVRYNEMQTAILRRLSPGRFVTHNYMGFFHDFDHYAVSEVLDFASWDSYPLGFLEKFPFSEEERARFTRTSHPDVPAFHHDLYRGMAGNRFWVMEQQPGPVNWAPWNAVPMPGMVRLWAWEAFAHGAEVVSYFRWRQAPFAQEQMHAGLNRPDRVRSVGGEEAAQVGVELAAFGPLPENRPSPVALVFDYEASWITRIQPQGADYRHEEISYRWYEAVRRLGLDVDIVPPGADLSAYSLVLLPSLPHVSPAMLQALKATEATVLIGPRAGSKTRDFAFPDNLPPGPLAELLPITVTQVASMRPGRHAVAGDVAGGAGRWREWLETELAPVASFDDGGAAVVAHDRFIYVATWPEADLLGAIVETLALPRAGLTALPIPPDTIRIRRRGDLTFAFNYGTEPWTVPEAESKRFRLGGATIAPQDLACWEG, encoded by the coding sequence ATGCTCGGCGTCTGCTACTATCCCGAACACTGGCCCGAGAGCTGGTGGGAACGCGACGCCGCGGAAATGGCGGCGCTCGGCATCCGCTATGTTCGCATCGGCGAGTTCGCCTGGAGCCGCGTCGAGCCTGAGCCGGGCCGCTTCACCTTCGAGTGGCTCGATCGCGCCATCGAGACGCTCGGGAAGGCCGGCCTCAAGGTCGTGCTCGGCACGCCGACCGCGACGCCGCCGAAATGGCTGGTCGACCTCTATCCCGAGATCCTGCCGCATGGGGAGGACGGGCGGCCGCGCGGCTTCGGATCGCGCCGTCATTACACCTTCTCGAGCGCCGTCTGGCTGCGCGAGAGCGCGCGGATCGTGACTGCCTTCGCCGAGCGCTACGGTCAGAACCCGCATGTCGCCGGCTGGCAGACCGACAACGAATATGGCTGCCACGATACGATCCTCTCCTATGGCCCGGAGGATCTCGCCGCCTTCAGAAGCTGGCTGCGGCGTCGCTACCAGACGCCGGACGCGCTCAACGAGGCCTGGGGCAACGTCTTCTGGTCGATGGAGCTTTCGAGCTTCGACGACGCGGTGCTGCCGGTGGCCGCCGTGACCGAGACCGGCCCCGCCGCGCGGCTCGATTTCTGGCGCTTCTCGTCCGAGCAAGTCGTCCGCTACAACGAGATGCAGACGGCGATCCTGCGCCGCCTGTCGCCGGGCCGCTTCGTCACGCATAACTATATGGGCTTCTTCCACGATTTCGATCACTACGCGGTCAGCGAGGTGCTCGATTTCGCGAGCTGGGATTCCTATCCGCTCGGCTTCCTGGAGAAGTTCCCCTTCTCGGAGGAGGAGCGCGCCCGCTTCACGCGCACCTCGCATCCCGACGTGCCGGCCTTTCATCACGATCTCTATCGCGGCATGGCCGGCAACCGCTTCTGGGTCATGGAGCAGCAGCCGGGCCCGGTGAACTGGGCGCCGTGGAACGCGGTGCCGATGCCGGGCATGGTGCGGCTGTGGGCGTGGGAGGCCTTCGCGCATGGCGCCGAGGTCGTCTCGTATTTCCGCTGGCGCCAGGCGCCGTTCGCCCAGGAGCAGATGCATGCCGGCCTCAACCGGCCCGATCGCGTTCGCTCGGTCGGCGGCGAGGAAGCGGCACAGGTCGGCGTCGAACTCGCGGCCTTCGGCCCGCTGCCGGAGAACCGCCCCTCGCCCGTCGCGCTCGTCTTCGACTACGAGGCTTCCTGGATCACCCGCATCCAGCCGCAGGGCGCCGACTACCGCCACGAGGAGATCAGCTATCGCTGGTACGAGGCCGTGCGGCGGCTCGGGCTCGATGTCGACATTGTTCCGCCCGGCGCCGATCTCTCGGCCTACAGCCTCGTGCTGCTGCCGAGCCTGCCGCATGTTTCGCCGGCGATGCTGCAGGCGCTGAAGGCGACCGAAGCCACCGTGCTGATCGGCCCCCGCGCGGGCTCCAAGACGCGCGACTTCGCCTTCCCGGACAACCTGCCGCCCGGCCCGCTCGCCGAGCTTCTGCCAATCACGGTGACGCAGGTCGCCTCCATGCGCCCCGGCCGCCATGCGGTCGCGGGCGATGTCGCCGGCGGCGCGGGCCGCTGGCGCGAATGGCTGGAGACCGAGCTCGCGCCGGTCGCGAGCTTCGACGATGGCGGCGCGGCGGTGGTCGCGCATGACCGGTTCATCTATGTCGCGACCTGGCCGGAGGCCGACCTTCTCGGCGCCATCGTCGAGACGCTCGCCCTGCCCCGCGCCGGGCTCACGGCGCTGCCCATCCCGCCGGACACGATCCGCATCCGCCGTCGTGGCGATCTCACCTTCGCCTTCAACTACGGCACCGAGCCCTGGACGGTGCCGGAGGCGGAGAGCAAGCGCTTCAGGCTGGGCGGGGCGACCATCGCTCCGCAGGATCTCGCCTGCTGGGAGGGTTGA
- a CDS encoding TetR/AcrR family transcriptional regulator, whose translation MRGADEPAAPSRTAATRDPDGTQRAILAAATHEFAANGLSGARVDAIAARAGINKRMLYHYFGNKEALYRAALEAEYSRIRAAEAELRLDDLEPEASLARLAAFTFDYYLENPDFLSLLATENLHRAKHVASSERLKAMHVAFIGDLDRVLARGAAAGLFRPGLDAVDIYVTIASLGAFYLSNRWTLGAIFGRDLAEPERLEAWRAHIAEVVLAFARA comes from the coding sequence ATGCGCGGCGCGGACGAGCCGGCGGCTCCGTCCCGCACGGCGGCGACCCGCGACCCGGATGGCACGCAGCGTGCCATCCTCGCGGCGGCGACGCACGAATTTGCCGCCAACGGCCTCTCCGGCGCGCGTGTCGATGCCATCGCGGCGCGCGCCGGCATCAACAAGCGGATGCTCTACCACTATTTCGGGAACAAGGAGGCGCTCTACCGCGCCGCCCTTGAGGCCGAATATTCCCGCATCCGCGCCGCCGAGGCCGAGCTTCGGCTCGATGACCTCGAGCCCGAGGCAAGCCTCGCCCGGCTCGCTGCCTTCACCTTCGACTACTATCTCGAGAACCCCGACTTCCTCAGCCTGCTCGCGACGGAAAACCTCCATCGCGCGAAGCATGTCGCGAGCTCGGAGCGGCTGAAGGCCATGCATGTCGCCTTCATCGGCGATCTCGACCGCGTTCTGGCGCGCGGCGCGGCGGCGGGGCTGTTCCGCCCCGGCCTCGACGCGGTCGACATCTATGTCACCATCGCCTCGCTCGGCGCCTTCTACCTGTCCAACCGCTGGACGCTCGGCGCGATCTTCGGACGCGACCTCGCCGAGCCCGAGCGGCTGGAGGCATGGCGCGCGCATATTGCCGAGGTGGTGCTCGCCTTCGCCCGGGCTTGA
- a CDS encoding dihydrodipicolinate synthase family protein has product MTTIRLPAASGAIEPYTLTGKPLPPPKAGTAPRFPRVAYAAAHVVVDPLADNDPFLDTAFDWERTLAFRHHLWDLGFGVAEAMDTAQRGMGLSWPDALELSKRAIAEAKTRPGAVIACGAGTDQLEPGPSVTIDDVIAAYEAQVEAIEAAGGKIILMASRALARAARGPDDYARVYGRILSGVRQPVVLHWLGEMFDPALAGYWGSTDHMAAMETALAIIGAHADKVDGIKISLLSAEKEIAMRRRLPAGVKMYTGDDFNYAELIAGDAEGHSHALLGIFDAIAPVASAALERLGAGDEEAFHNLLGPTVPLSRHIFKAPTRFYKTGVVFLAFLNGHQDHFLMAGGQQGARSLIHFAELFRLADAARCLADPDRAAARMASLLKLGGIDQ; this is encoded by the coding sequence ATGACCACCATCCGTCTGCCGGCCGCGTCCGGCGCGATCGAGCCCTACACCCTCACGGGCAAGCCGCTGCCGCCGCCCAAGGCGGGAACCGCGCCGCGCTTTCCGCGCGTCGCCTACGCGGCGGCGCATGTCGTCGTTGACCCGCTCGCCGACAACGATCCGTTCCTGGACACGGCCTTCGACTGGGAACGCACCCTGGCGTTCCGCCATCATCTCTGGGATCTCGGCTTCGGCGTCGCCGAGGCGATGGATACGGCGCAACGCGGCATGGGACTCTCCTGGCCGGATGCGCTGGAGCTTTCCAAGCGCGCGATCGCCGAGGCGAAGACCCGGCCGGGCGCGGTCATCGCCTGCGGCGCCGGAACCGACCAGCTGGAGCCCGGCCCATCCGTCACGATCGACGATGTGATCGCCGCCTATGAGGCGCAGGTCGAGGCGATCGAGGCGGCCGGCGGGAAGATCATCCTCATGGCGAGCCGGGCGCTCGCCCGCGCCGCCAGGGGCCCGGACGACTATGCCCGCGTCTATGGCCGCATCCTCTCCGGCGTCCGCCAGCCGGTCGTGCTGCATTGGCTCGGCGAGATGTTCGATCCCGCGCTCGCCGGCTACTGGGGCAGCACCGACCATATGGCCGCCATGGAGACGGCACTCGCCATCATCGGCGCGCATGCCGACAAGGTGGACGGCATCAAGATCTCGCTTCTCTCGGCCGAGAAGGAGATCGCCATGCGCCGGCGGCTGCCGGCCGGCGTGAAGATGTATACGGGCGACGATTTCAACTATGCGGAACTTATCGCCGGCGACGCCGAGGGCCATTCGCATGCGCTGCTCGGCATCTTCGACGCCATCGCGCCCGTTGCCTCGGCCGCGCTGGAGCGACTCGGGGCGGGCGACGAAGAGGCCTTTCACAACCTGCTCGGCCCGACGGTGCCGCTGTCGCGACACATCTTCAAGGCGCCCACCCGCTTCTACAAGACGGGCGTCGTCTTCCTGGCATTCCTCAACGGCCACCAGGATCATTTCCTGATGGCGGGCGGGCAGCAGGGCGCCCGCTCGCTGATCCATTTCGCGGAGCTGTTCCGCCTCGCCGACGCGGCCCGTTGCCTCGCCGATCCGGACCGCGCCGCGGCCCGGATGGCGTCGCTCCTGAAGCTCGGCGGGATCGATCAGTAG
- a CDS encoding SDR family NAD(P)-dependent oxidoreductase encodes MNQIDLVGQTAVVTGGAQGIGFAIAERLVASGAKVALWDMRADMLAEAVARLGQPAAAVEVNITDYDAVVAAVAETEQKVGPIEILVHSAGIAGKNAPLDEYDLGEWKRVIDVNLNGAFHVNRAILPGMKARNYGRIVNIASIAGKEGNPNASAYAAAKAGVIGMTKAVGKEVAKYDIAINCITPATAKTRILDELKPEFIDYMLSRIPRGRFLEVNEAANMVAWLVSRENSFTTASVFDLSGGRATY; translated from the coding sequence ATGAACCAGATCGATCTCGTCGGCCAGACCGCGGTCGTCACCGGCGGCGCGCAGGGCATCGGCTTTGCCATCGCCGAGCGCCTCGTTGCCTCGGGTGCGAAAGTCGCGCTCTGGGACATGCGAGCCGACATGCTGGCCGAGGCCGTCGCGAGGCTCGGCCAGCCGGCCGCCGCCGTCGAGGTGAACATCACCGATTACGACGCGGTCGTCGCGGCCGTGGCCGAGACCGAGCAGAAGGTCGGCCCGATCGAGATCCTCGTGCATTCGGCTGGCATCGCCGGCAAGAACGCGCCGCTCGACGAATATGACCTCGGCGAGTGGAAGCGCGTCATCGACGTCAATCTGAACGGCGCCTTTCACGTCAACCGCGCCATCCTGCCGGGCATGAAGGCCCGCAACTACGGTCGCATCGTCAACATCGCGTCGATCGCCGGCAAGGAGGGCAACCCCAACGCCTCCGCCTATGCCGCCGCCAAGGCGGGTGTCATCGGCATGACCAAGGCGGTCGGCAAGGAAGTGGCGAAATACGACATCGCCATCAACTGCATCACGCCCGCGACGGCCAAGACGCGCATTCTCGACGAGCTGAAGCCCGAATTCATCGACTACATGCTCTCGCGCATTCCTCGCGGCCGCTTCCTGGAGGTCAACGAGGCCGCCAACATGGTCGCCTGGCTGGTGAGCCGCGAGAACAGCTTCACCACCGCCTCGGTGTTCGACCTGTCCGGCGGCCGCGCGACCTACTGA